The sequence below is a genomic window from Aspergillus nidulans FGSC A4 chromosome V.
TACACTCTTGAAGATCATATGAGATATATTCGCGTGTAATCGCCAAAATATCGCCGAAAACTGTTCGTACAGAAGTGAAGTTAAGCAAGTGAGGCATGGCCCAATGCATTGTTCTTATTAACCGAAGGGCGTCGACACCAGAATTATATATTTTTGTAAACGCCCCATTACCTGGATGAAGCTTCCAGATGACAGCGAATAGTAGGCCTATCCCAGGGTAAATTCCCACTGCGCATACTTTatctcaacttcctcgacaTAGTCTCTGATACGGCCAAACTCTTTGAACCCCTCACTCTGAGCAAAAGAATTATGCTTTTCCACAGCCTCCCGTcctgagaagagaatgaactgaccatctccatcaacgCACCATCCACCCGATATATCTCTCCCCCGCTCAAAGCCCTTTAAATGGTGTTTGGTCTCGGCGAAGGCCGAACCAAAACCATCTATGTTTTCCGCTGCGACAGTATAACGTTCGATCGCAACGACCGGCGCCGAATATGGGATCCTCTCATCGACAGAGCCACTGGCAAGATCGACATGCTGAATCCACGCCAGCTCTAGACCCTCGCTCAATCCAGCCATGATTTCCTGGTTCCGTTGGGACAGGACCCATTCCTCCATATGCTGAGCGACCGAGTCCCATTTTCCAAGAATGTAGATGTAGCTAGGGTCCTCGATCTGGGACAGGACTGAAGTTTTGGCATTGGAGTACTTGGCTTGTTCTTCTACCCCCGCGCGaagcttgatgctgacgGCCGTATTGTCAGAGTGGCCCAGGGGGAGACTGTTCTTGAGACGGAGGCAAGCAAGTTCTGTAACGGGCATTCTGATAGCGATAACTGGTGTTGACTACCATTAAGTGATCGGATATCGACAGGCTGAATATATGCGGTAGGTTGGCGGAGATAGCGGAGTTTGTACCTGGCAGGCAGCAAGCATGACGTTGTCCCAGTGAAACAGCATCCTGCATCTCTTCCAGCGACCGTACCGAAGCGCGACCGGATAGAAAGTTAGAGAATGGTGACAGTACACGACCAGGGTATATCTGATGCGGGGAGCAGTAGATACGCCAGAGGTGCATGCCGAGGGACAACGATTGGCGATCGTGAGCATTCTGAGAGTGACAGATTGCGGGGTCGGATAACAGGGTCCGAGGCTCATTGCCCGTCTCAAATATTCAAAatgccttgctcttctcctaCCGCTGTACGACAAAGAACAGAAAATATCTTACAATCATGTCTGACCTCCCAGGATTTCCAAACTACTTCAATCTCACCGGCAAAGTCGCCCTGGTGACTGGAGGTGAGCTCGTCTCATCGAGTCTCTACATCTCCACTTCTATACTAACCGCCCAGGATCCCGCGGTATCGGCCTGCATATAGCAACGACGTTTCTGAGAGCCGGCGCGAAAACCGTTATTATAACAGCGCGCAAAGCACCCGGCGTCGAGCAGGCGGTCGCTCAGCTCAATGCTCTGCCCGGAATCCAGGGCAAGGCGATTGGCATCCCGGGAAGCGCCGCCGAGACCGATGAAATCCAGGCCTTGGTCGACAAGGTAAAAGGAATCGAGCCAAAGCTCGACATCCTGGTCGCCAATGCCGGGGCGACATGGGGCGGTCCGTTCGAGACGTCCCCGGACTGGGCGAGCAAGAAGGTCGTCGACCTGAATGTCCGCGGCGTCTTCAACCTCGTGCGCTTGTACGCTGTCCCTGGGACCCGACCATCACAGTCAAAGCTAACGGCCATCCAGATTCCTCCCCCTCCTTGAAGCGGCCGGGTCGCACTCGTCTCCCGCTCGCGTTGTCATCGTCAGCTCTGTCGCCGGCTCCGTCGTTTCCCATGGCGGCGACAACGGGACCATCATGTACTCCATTTCCAAAGCAGCGGCGACCCATCTGGCCCGCAACCTCGCTGTTGAGCTCGGTCCAAGAAATATTACGGCGAACAGTCTCTCGCCCGGCTTCTTTCCGTCGAAGCTGGCGAACGGGTTGATCGAGATTCTGGGTGGTgagaaggagctcaagaaggcGAACCCACGACAGCGATTGGGTGTGCCAGATGATATCGGCGCGGCGATCCTGTTCTTGGTTGGACCCGGGGCGAATTATGTGTAAGTTTCGTTACATGGACTTGGTGGTGAGATGCTGACTTGGCCGGTACTAGGAACGGGGTTGATCTGAAGCTGGACGGGGGGGCAAATCTGGCGAGAGGGGGCATGGCTCAGGCAAAGCTCTAAAGCCCAACATAGCAACCGGTATTCTTCAATAACTGGAGGGACTATATCCAAACGTGGGCTTCAAACTGGCTATGGATTGGTCGTATTATATAGTTGAATACACATATAGTCCGCCGGACAGGAAGCCAGACCCGTCTAGGGCAGAACGGTGCAGGTATTGATCATAGATTCAGGCCCGGCAGTTCCAGAACAGGTATTGGCGCCATAGTAATCCTGCAATTATCCCGTAGATTCTCTTCCGTAGAGTCCCTTTTCTCGGAGACAGGCCAGCACCGACCCCTCACCATCTTGGCGTAGATATTTCTTCCACCAGTCAGAGACCTTGATCAATAGAGCTCTTCTATTGATATacagcttctcctccctcttcccttccaGTTTCTATTCCAGTGAAAGAGCACATTGTTCCTTAGTTTTGCACACACTCAACCTCAGCAACAATGTCCCTCCAAGCCCATGCGCAAGCCCTAGTCACCTCCCTCTCCCAGGCAGCCCTGGTGCCGGGCTCCGCGCCACTCATTCCAGACGACTTCAAGCCTACAACAGAGCTCAACGTCACTTTTGGCGAGAAAGCTGTGAACCTGGGGAACCTGTTCCGCGTTAGCGAGGTGAAGTCGGCACCGACGGTTTCGTTCGTGAAGGAGGTGCGCATACCTCACCAATCAATAACTATAACCCCTCTAATCCATTCGATAACAGGAACAATCCCCCGAATGTCAATTGTACAcgctgctcctcgtcgatcCTGACGCCCCAACTCCCGACGACCCCAAGTTTGCCTACTGGCGGCACTGGCTCGTTTCCGGCTTGACTGCCTCACAGAGCATAAACGCAGAGTCTGCAAAGACGTTGACGGAGTATCTTGGGCCGGGACCAAAGGATGGGTAAGTACTTGACGCTCCTCGCAATCTTTTGTTGTGTATGATGTGGTGCTGATACCGGTGGTTGTGCACAGTTCGCGCCCTCATCGatatctcttcctccttttccggGAACCGGAAGGGTTGGCATTGAGCAAGGAAGACGTTGGCGGTGAGGAGTTTGTTCAGAGACGGTCGTTCCAGGCGGCGGAGTGGGTACAGAAGCATGGGCTGGTGCTAGTTGGGGTGAATTGGATGTTGGGGGCTGGAGATGGGTGGACGGAGTAGGTAGAGCCCTGTCATGGTTATGACTGACGACCTGGTCCTGTTATCTTTCTGTCCTCTTGTAGAATTCTCGTTCTTAGAAAACCTGCAGATAGAAAGGGCATCTGAATTATCTAGAGTTGTCCTTGTAATAGTACCTCTAATATCGCGGCAAAATGGGTAATGAAGGACAGGGCGTCAGCATTGTTGAACGCGCAGGCGTGCTTTTTATAGCCAATACTATAAAAATCGATCCTCAGGAAttcccttcctctgcttctaGGAGTAGCTTTTTTATATGTAAGTTGTCACGGCTAAACGAGATAAAGCTTTTGTCCATGTTTGTTATTACGTCTATCACAGTGCCCCCCTACACATCCATGACAACTGTACCTGTATCTTAAACTGCGAGAACTGCCCAAGTAGAAGAGAAGGCCTGCTGGTACAAGTGCCTAGATCATGACCCGGATCCCCAAGGCTCAGGCTTTGGTACGATTACAGCGCTTGTTGATATGCTCATTACGGTGGTATTATTGAATATCATCCACGCGCACAGTTTGGCTGTTCTTAGACCCGACGGATAATCCATACATGCGCCAATACCGGGTGACAAGATGACAGGTGTTCCATGCGTATACATGGAGTATAGGTTTTTACCAAAATATCCCTTTCTGCTGGTGCAAAGGACGTCTGTGCGGCACTGCAGAGGGTAGATGAGCAAGGCGAAAAATTGGTGTTGACATCTCACAGCAGCAGTGGCACTGATGACTTCAAGAGCCAGGTGGCTGCTATTTATGAGATTTGGAAGTGTACATGTAATATAGATGGCTTGAATGCATCAGAAGATTTCGTAATGTACGGAGAGCTGTTCAAGCTTGACAAAGCAGTCCAGTATGCAGATCATACTCCCACTCATCGCTCCCAACGCCGCCCCAGACGAACAAGCTTCCTTTCGGATCGTACGTCTTCTTGATCCCAAGCAACTTTTCGTAGATCCCTGAGTCCCTCGGACCGTAAAAGTCCTCCTTCCACGTGCTGCTAAACACATTACCCTCGTTTGCATAGCTCCCACCCTCTTCACCGGTCCACTTCCTCCATACTGGTTCGATATGCCCCTCGTACCAAACTGCGCCTGTCTCCAGCGCCGCCTTCGCATCAGCAGAGTCATTGACCGGTGCGCCGTAGGTCATGAGATGCGCGTACGCGCGTCGCCAAGCAGGATGGACACTCCCGCGGCGGAGGATCGAGGTCTTGGATGTGGCGGGCCCGCCTTGTAGGCCAAAGAGGGCCATTGAGCCAGAACTACCGGTAGGAGGGGTGAGTATCTGGCGCAGGTAGTGACGGACCTGATCGCTTGGGGTGTCGACCAGCTCACGGCGGCCAAGTAGACGGCTGCTTATCATGCTGCTTGCGCCGGCGGATTGGCTGGCCGAGGAATTTGGCTTTGTAGAAGACCAGTAGGACTGTGAGGATATGGTTTGAAGGGCGATGGTGACTCTATCTCCAGAGGCTCTAGACAGTCGGGATGCCAGCTCGTTGAGAGTCATGTTCATAGACGCAATTGTGGAGTTGAACTTCGTCAGGTTTATGACTCCTGCAATTCCAGGTAGATACTCATTGATGCTGAGGCCGAGAAGGGAAGTTGCGCGTGTGCCCGTCAGAGCCATCACTGTTCCCGTCAGACCTGAGTCCATGAGGTCCGGGATCGACCTCGCCGTCTCAACGAGGGCATCCAAGGACGCATCGCTTGCATTCAACCCGGCTCCTTGTACTGCATAAAATGTAAGACCTCCAGAAACCACATTCTCCGGAACAGGATGCGTCGCAAGCACAAACTCAGTGGCAACCCCAAACTGgccgcctccagcaccacgAACAGCCCAGAATAAATCTTTGTTCTGCACATCGTTGGCGACGAGACGGCGCCCATCAGGGGTGATAACGGTGACTTGGTATAGATTATCTGATGCAAGTCCGTGCGTACTTGATAACAATCCATGGCCGCCGTTCTGTACAAGACCGCCCAGTCCAACGGTTGCGTCTTCGCCTCCTACAAGTGCCCGGTTGATACTGTGGACGGCCGTGTATGCAGAGCCCCAGTTGTTCCCGCTGCCGAGAACAACTACATCAGCCGTGCTGTTTGTGCCCGGGATACGCCAGGCAGGATCGTGGCGGAAATGGCTAAGGTTGTGTGTCCAGATGGACAGGGCGTATGCGCCGGTTGACCTATAGAGATGGAAACTCAGTCAGATATCAAAATGCTAAGAAAAAAAGCCAGTCATTGGTTTAGGGCAGCAAGAATGACGAACCTTCCATTCAAATCATGGCCTGTTCCCTTAATAACGACCCTGATGTTCCTATCGTCTGCCCACTTCATGGCAATCATAATCTGCGCTTCATTCCTAGCGTTGACAATATATACCGGCAAAGCCCCAATGCTGCACCCCCGTGCCTCAACATACCCATCCACACCAGGCGGAAGACATGAATGGTTTGTGAAAATCGAGTAATCGATGCTCTCTGGCCAGGCGGCGTGGTACGCCGCATAGGACCAGTGGGCCATTACCTCGGTACAGTTTGTAGGGGCGTTGAACGGGTTCCCAGGGTAGCAGGAGGATGCAGCAGGGGTAGTCCTAATCAGCGTGCCGTTGATCGTCGCATTTAGGGCGCTCCATTCTTCATCAGATGGCCAGGCAGCATCGTGGGGGGTCAGTTTGCAGTCGCCGTTGCGTGGTGCCGCGAGTGCACTGCCCGCAGCTGCtaggagaacgaggaaggGAAGTTCGAGAAAGATCATGCGCATAGTCACGGAAGATAGCTATTTGTGAACAAGGCGATATAATCTAGAAATGAGTTGAGCGGCGGTAAGGCCGTTATATAGTGGATTGGAAGCACGTATACGAATACGGTCAGGCTCCTGAATTGACCGTCCTTGGAGACCCAGAAGTGAAACGCGCCTAACTTGTCATTGAGCCTCTGAAATTTGCCTGGGGCATGTCTCAAAAATGGTCCCAGCCAGGTGCCGAAGATGCAGCTGGCAAGACAGATCTATAACAGGTCTGAATGACGACCTGTGGGCCAGTTAATGCAGGGTCTATAGCCCTAACGGGAAATCCAGTCGTATCCGGTTCCGACCGCAGATCTTAACTTCACACAGGCCGCAGCCTTGAAAATTGTCAAGTAGAATTCTCTGAGCCTCTGAAGTAAGCACACTATATATAGTCAATGTGAAAAGAATGTAATTCGCAGATTACGCAATGCGTACTTGAGCATGATCAGGTAGGATGATAGGTATCGCACCGCATCTTGCCCTGAGATTCCGCAGCCACTTAATTCTAAACATAATTGCGACAAACCAGGATATTCAGACCCCCAATATTCAATAAGTAAACAGATCTATCCAGTCATACTATGATGTCCTAAGTTTCCTCTGGAAGCAGCACTCTCTAACTGCTGTGCGACAGCAGTAGCTACTATGGTACTGAGCTTCTGGCTCAGATATCTAGGGAGGTCATTAACACCTAGGGGGTTGGCGCTGTACTTGGCCATCAGAGACGGGGCGTCTAAGTGACCTCGTATAATTCTAACAGAGGATGCTACCAAATGACGAATTATCTGCTCTCATTTTATGGTCCAAGCCAGGAGATATTGGACGTTGTAATCAGGAGATGAAGGTTCTTTCTCATCCAGGCAACTAAGTATAGCATTCACAGAGCTGATGCAAACTCTGATGCGTATGATCCAGTTTCTGCCCCCTACCTGCGTACACATTAGCAACTATTATCCCTGTTATAGGCTGCGTTGCAGCTGTCTCTTCATGGTTTCACATGTCTAGACACAAGAGTTGCAACCTGGAAACGGCACCGGAAACACTGGATCAAGACTATCAACGGGCGACTTGCTCGCCTGCATGACCAAGGCTTCTCATCATAAAGCGTGGACGGAGCAACTTGCATAGGTATTCTCTAAGGCTGACTGTATActgcaagccagatggtaTGCTGCAGGCATGGAGTAGCTTTAGGCAGCAGTCCCTGCAATAGGCCAATTAAGAGGACACTGCTGAGCGTCTGCAGTCGTTTCGAAGAATGGGCACGTCCTTCCTGAGTTTGTCGATACTTAGACCACAGTACAACTGCTCCGTCACGTCCAAAGTCCCAAAATTTACTCTCGTACATTCTGAAGCAGAGCTACATCTCTGatcaacagccgcagctccaATTCATTTAGCCGCTCCATTGCCCTATTCTCAGATTGAAGCAACCTACAATTGTAGACATTGAGGAGTATTGTTAGCGGGGACTCTTGTGTAGTCTTGCTTGCGAACAAGGTCACAACTGACGGGTGATAGACTGGATTAGGAGAGAAAACCATCGACACGGGCATCAAACACACATTACCCGGGAAATTTTTCAAGGAGCTGACAGTCTCTCCTTTGATCTGTCAAGTCTCTGCTTATTGTATATTGGAATAGCAAACTGGTTATGTTGAGGATATGAAGAGATAGCAATGCCGTTAAGTCGATTCCATTCATTCATAATAGTTTTATCCTTGTGTCATGATGATTATTCTTCAGTACAATAGAAAGTCGCATAACGACATTCAGACTATTTCCCCGCCTCGAAAATAACCTTCTGCGACCTCATCTGGTTGAAGTCGTCGTACGCCTGCAACGCCTGTGAGAGCGGGCGAATGTCCTGCACCATGAACCTGGCGGATCCAGTCAGTATCTCGCCTCAACAATATTATTCAAACAGGGGAGGAACTTACTCGATCGAATCCTGCTTCTTTTCCAAAAGTTTCAACGCATCCTCGAAGATGCTGCGAACCGGACACCTTCCCatctggagctgcagatTCTTGCCATACGCCTCGTTACCCGTCCAAGGGATCTCCCCGTTGTGCACGCCAACGCTGGAGATCTTGCCCCAAGGGCGGATCATGTCAAACGCCATTCTCAGCGCATCACTGTGGCCGACGACTTCAATCGCAACGTCTGCGCCTCGGCCGTCCGTGAGTTCCTTGACCCGGTTCTTGAGGCCCTCAGAGTCGGTGGCAAAGTTCCACGGCTCGGCACCGAGGCTCTTTGCCAGCTCCAGTCGCGAGGGAACAGAGTCGATTGCAATAAGGTGCTTGGGCTTGTACTCGAGCGCGCTGATCAGCGCAAAGATCCCGACCGGTCCACAACCGAAGAGAATAACTGTGCTTTCCTTGATAATGCTCTCATCAAGCCCGCTGAATGCATTCTTAGCCGCGAAGAATCCCGTTGGCAAGATATCCGCCATCAtaaccagcttcttctcgtcgATCTTCTCCGGCGCGGAGACGAGCGTGCTGTCGGCCAGCGGGACACGGACGTAGTCCGCCTGCGCGCCGTCGAGGACCACCGACCCGTAGAGCTGGCACTTGGCGCACCGAGAGGAAGTGTTGTGGGAGCAGTAGAAGCAGTCTCCGCAGGAGACAGTGAAGGGGGAGACAACCTTGTCGCCGGGCTTGAATTTCGAGACGGACGAGCCGACCGAGGCGATCTCGCCGGTGAACTCGTGGCCCATGATGAAATCCGTGCCGGAGGGTTGGTGGCCGCGGAAGACGTGGAGTTCGCTAACGAACAATGCCCATATTAGCCGTCACCGAACCCAGGATGCGGAGGAAAGTGATGAAGGATACGGGACCGGGGCCAGTATACGTACCTCCCGCATAGCGCCGTATACCGAACCTTAACGATGGCATCGGTCGGGTCCTGAATTGTAGGAATTGGGCGCTGCTCGAGCGCGACCTTGAGAGGGCCCTTGAAGACAACGGCTTGCATTTTGGCTGGTTTTTTTATCTGCTTTAGACGTTGGATCGTGGATCAATCCAGGATTGGCACGGTGGCATGATGTGAGGGGTGATTTATATGGCGCCCGGTTACTTGACCTCGGTTGGTCAGCCTCGTTCCCAGGCGCGGCATTTGGTGTTCGGCGATGCGGAGAGTAATTCGTTGCGGGGTTTGAAGTCGAATTTGCGGAAGATCAATTCGGCCAGAGTCGCCGAGTGGTCTTCAAAAAGCCTTTTTAGCGGCATGACCCGGGATCGTGGTTCGACTCGATACTCGAAGTGGGCGATGTGGTTGCTGCTCTATATCGGGTATCGCAGTGGTAGAGGGTGTAGTGGTGGTCATAATCGAGGTCACCTTTCGATTCATGTAACACAATAGGTGTCATTCCCTGTACTTTTTCTGCATATTATTTTGTATATTTTCTGTATATTTTTGTACTCTGCTCATTGCAGTGGATGCGGTCCCTCCCTCGTGAGGGCTCAGTACTGGAGCAAGGTCTGAGCTGGCTATATAGACTGCCCAGCGAGGAACTTGGTAGCACTCCACCCAGGTCCTCCATCTCAACCCTGcggctgatgaagaaataAAATGCGGTCTGTGCCTTGGCTTCAGCTCTCTATGTTCAGCCCATAAATCGCGCAGTCAAGCCCTTTAACCAGGAGAATCGGGCATCGACGTAACTGTATTTGGCCTAGACGTTTCATGTGTATGCAACATCGCATGGCATTATTGGTGCAAGCAGGAGAGGATTCGAGTTGGGCTGCATCCAGGCAGTCAATGATGATTTGCAATTTAAGACTGGCTCTTTTTtctaatatatatatgatGGGAATCGCAATTCACTCGAGCACTAGGCCTTTCATCGACTACTTCCTCGTCTTTTGTGAATGTCGCTAATTCTGAATCCAATGGCGCCAAGCATCTCTCTCTCTGACCCCGCACCACCACTACAAGTATCGCATGCTCACTCTGTCACGAAACACCCAAAAACCACAATCGACGTGAATATCGTCGAGATCACTCCATCAGACCGTGACatttcatcctcatcctcatatTCATCTGAAATACAGATAGATGAGCTAGAGAACGAACGcgcccgcctccgccgccacaTCGGCCTCGATTCTGCACACCCACCGCAGTCTCAacctctcttcttcatcgagcgAGTCCCGGACACGGACACAGCACCGATTCCATGTAGCCTTCCCGGGTGTAGGGAGGGAATTGCCCCGGGTTCACAGCGGTTGGCTCTGAACCCGGGCATGAGTGGGGTCAGTTGGTTTCGGTCCTCTTCCGGTGCGTCCGTAACCAGTTTACCAGACTCTATGGGCAAGAGATGATAAATGGCTGATGATATTGGTTTCCCGTACAGACTACTACCACATTCCCTGCTTTGAACGCATCGCCGATTTCAATGAGTCCGCCTACCTCAACCGTCTCGTCCCTCTCACCCGGAACACATTCAGGCTGCGCGGCTTAAAGCTCTCCTCGGTCTCTGACGGATCGTACCTCCTCTCCGGCGGCGCAGAGCGGCTAATACTGGAGTGGAAAGTTCGGCGCGGAATGGACATCGATAAGCGCGACGGGGTGTTCGATCCGGCCTGCTATGAGCTAGATCGCGGGGTCCATGCGTTAATGTACGAGGCGGGCTCGAGGGGGTACTGGCCCAGCGGTCGCCCGACAGGACTGGATATGTACGAGTATTACACATTGGCGAGGACGGTGGCTGTCAATGAGTCTGGAGacggggatgaggaggaatggaACCTCTTTGAGGCGTTTCTGGGACACGGAGAGATTGGGAGTGGGTGTGGGCGGCATGATCTGAGTGAGTTATTGGAGAGGTGGGAACAGAGCAAGGTTAGTTCGCTTTTCCCATCTGATCTATGCTGTGCTCCGGTGAGAGCGACTGCTGGGACGCTGACGACGGGTAGAGCCTTGTGTTGCAGGAAGACAAAACGGGTGGAAGAGTACAAAACACCCTCAGTCCGACTGCCATCAGAGCAATCAGGCGATTATCGACAATTCCCACGCCGCAGGTCGGCTATAACAGGATCTGGTCGTAGGCATCTGAAATTGAGTTGCGTTGCCCTGTCAGGTAGGTTTCTATGGAGACTGGTTCCGGTTTTACTCTGCGATTAGATCTATTCGGTCAAAAAATATAGAACGTAAGAGTGAAAGAATACATTGCAAGGCTGCCATCCTTTCTGATTTTTCCTATGGCTACGTTCAGTTCCATACTCTGGGGCCAAACTCCAGCAAAGCATGAAATGGGTATTCTCCGAAGAGCTCCTCGGGTGTATCCGTGACTGCATCATTTTCCGGCCGGCAGTGCCTAGCGAGACAAATTTGGGGCAAGTTAATATCACGAGAACAGGCGATTGTCTCGCTTGCAATTGTTTCAATCCCCTGATTTTCGGTCAAGTGGCGCAGATCCCCCAAGTCAGTACCAACTGCCAGAGACAGCCAAACATCTGTTCATGTTGGTCCCCCGATCCGAAGGGCCGTCTGTACAACTTTCGCAGTTCCATGATTGTCAGTTATCTTAACGACAATTGGCTTCTATTGCTGATGAATTGAGAAATGCTAGCAAGAATGTTTCCAAGTTTGGCCTATATCATGAGATGGTGCGTCCGTGACAGAACTAATAGATTAGGTACCCCAGAAATTGGCACCTTGAATTCAACTTAGGAAGTTGACTCGACACACTGATATGATAATGCAGCTTGTTTTGCCATTTCCCACTATGTTCTGGCGAGATTTAGGCAGGATCTTCCATTTCCGTTTCACTTGACTCTTACAGTGTACCTGTGCTCATACTGTGAAAGGACCATCTTACCCTCCCCCAACTGCCGTCTGAAAATGAGAGTTCGGCGGTTGTATGAGTCCTGTTTCATAGGCCTGGGCCCATAAACGAATGCTTCATCTGGTATTCACGGTCGAGGAGTAGCCCATGTAGTGCAAGCATGGGCTATTGACCAATAGATGAGCATTCCTGAACGAACCCTGGCGGTTCGACTTGTTTAAGGTGTTTAATGTACTTACCCTCTTGCACCAATTATTCTATATCAGTCTTTCTCGGGAGCAATGTGGTAATTTATTCATCGAAAGGGCCATAAATATACATAGCAACCGTCGATATGAGCCGAGGAGAGCATTAACTGCTCTCTTAGTATAAGTTGATACACAATATAGCATCTCTTAGACACTATGCCTCGTAGAAAGAATCATATACCAACGACGCTGTACACTCTCCTTCTTAAGCATGGTATTACTGTGAAAAGCCGGAAGCCGAACAACGTGTAGTTCTCAGAGTCTAAGGATGCTGATAGGTGAGTCACCAAAATTCACCCAGGCATACCCAGTGTATAATGAGAGAAACAGGGTGTACCACAGACCAACTGCTTTATTCACTCCGGCTGTGTTTGCTAACTTGCCTAGGGTTATGGGACTCTGACACCCAGAGAATTTCTCCATATTATTTTCCCCAAACTTGAGTATCGCTCATCAGCAGTGTCCTGAACAACTAAGATTTTCAGTCGCAGCCATGATCTTCAGTTACTGCTCTGTCTATATTCACTATCCCCtttcccatcatcatcttcgtcctttcTACAGAAGCTTTCACCCCGCAGTCACCAAAGTAATTTGTGTTCAAGACAGCAACGAAATGCTGCACAATAATTAAGAAATAATTAAGGCTCTCAGTTCCTTGGTTCTAAAAAGAACAACTCACCCAATACGATGCGAGAGCGCGGCCAAATCAGTCCCTTTGAAGAGAATTAGGCACCCAGAATATTCTCGCTCGGGAGCCGAAGCTGGGGGCGGATATTACGTCATTGAGATAGTTCGGACTTAACGAATATCACGTGGCGAAATGGGTCAAATGTACTCatctcggactcggactcgggctcgggctcggtcAATAACCCGAAGGATATATTGGTCACCTTGTACAGTTCTCTCGCTCccctttcctcttctcataGCTACTGCATTACCTACTCTAAGAAAATCTCTCCAACAACGTCACATAAAGAGCTAAAATGCACCCCCACTACACCTACTACAACCCAGCACCTTCTTTCGCCGGCCGAGGCCGCCGGTTCTATCGCCAGAACTACATGCGCGGCCTCAACCCTCGTGCTGGCGGCATCGGCGGTCTGGTCAAAGTCACCCTCGTAGGAACGGCCGCTTACTTT
It includes:
- a CDS encoding uncharacterized protein (transcript_id=CADANIAT00002881), with protein sequence MHPHYTYYNPAPSFAGRGRRFYRQNYMRGLNPRAGGIGGLVKVTLVGTAAYFVCKKIYQCPEQ